The following proteins come from a genomic window of Hydractinia symbiolongicarpus strain clone_291-10 chromosome 2, HSymV2.1, whole genome shotgun sequence:
- the LOC130629515 gene encoding uncharacterized protein LOC130629515 codes for MKAEGNEALEVGWQFLSTNYGTRNRGPVCRSFSPCELTEACVDTCFEDDQVGYQCIPNQFQKIPTLSMAAFPIHSSYPLKNLQDGHDSTYAGTFHDSTSHFRLDFGMVKFIRFITIRLVTTVRKAVITVDDKFCSWVPEVADVNFVVECNSLLSGQQVVLTHLDSSQAFLVSEMHFYGDV; via the exons ATGAAAGCTGAAGGAAATGAAGCATTAGAAGTTGGATGGCAATTTTTGTCAACAAATTATGGAACGAGAAAT AGGGGACCTGTTTGTCGATCATTCAGTCCATGCGAACTTACAGAAGCATGTGTTGATACCTGCTTTGAAGACGATCAAGTAGGATACCAGTGCATAC ccaatcagtttcaaaaaatacctaCTTTGTCTATGGCAGCATTTCCGATTCATTCTTCATACCCATTAAAGAACCTGCAAGATGGGCATGATAGTACGTACGCTGGAACTTTCCATGACAGCACAAGTCACTTTAGACTTGACTTCGGTATGGTAAAATTCATTCGATTTATAACAATTCGTTTGGTAACGACTGTCAGGAAAGCTGTGATCACGGTTGATGATAAATTCTGTTCATGGGTACCAGAAGTAGCTGATGTCAATTTTGTTGTAGAATGCAATTCATTGTTATCAGGTCAACAAGTTGTCTTAACTCATCTGGATTCTTCGCAAGCGTTTTTGGTGAGCGAAATGCATTTTTACGGTGACGTTTAA